The Halostella limicola genome includes the window GAGGTCGAAGCCTACGCTCGCGACACCTCGGCCGGGGTCGGGGCGATGCTCGTCGAGGGTGGCGCCCAGGACGGTCTCGGTAACGTGGTCCTGGGCGTCCAGGACAGCGCCCACGCCGGCGGTGGCGACAGCTTCCGCGTGTGGAACTCCGAGGGGACGGTCGACGTCGGGACGACCCGCGACAACGAGACGTGGTACACCTACCGGCTCGTGCCTGACCTCGAGGCCGACCGCATCGACGTGTACCGAAACGACGAGCACTTCACGGTCACCGAACCGCGCGACGACCCGATCGGCAACGTATCGGTCGTCCTGAGCGGCGGGACGTGCTGGGGCTGTGGCGGCCCCGGCAGACGACAGTACGAGTCGATCAGGGTGTGGGACGTGAGCGGATCGGGCTCCGGGTCGGGATCCGACTGCGCGGTCGACGCCCGGGTCACCGCGTTCGAGGTGCAAGGCGGTGAGTACCGGGCTGGCGATACGGTATCGGCACAGGTGACCGTGGAGAATACCGGCGACTGCGACTACGAGTTCTTCGTCGGCTTCGGGGTGATCGACGAGAACGGGACCGCGTACAACAACGACGGTTCGACCGGCCACCCCCTGCGCGTGGCGCAGGGCGAGACGGCGACCACCACGGTCGAGTGGCAGGTCGAAGAGGGCGCGCCGACGGGGTCGTACGACGCCGGAACGGCAGTGTGGCGAGAAACCGACCCGAACCAGCTCGAAACGCGCCTCGACCGCGCTACCCGGAGCGAGGCCTTCACCGTCGTCTCGGGATCGACCGGCGACGCGGACGCCGTAACGGGCACTGTCGTCAACGCGCGCGACGAGCCGGTGAGCGGCGCGACGGTCCGCGTATTCGGCTACGCCGACCAGCAACTCCTCGGGACGGCGTCGACGGACGAGAACGGCGAGTACGCGTTCGACTGGTCGGCCGACGAGCGCGACGCCTACACGGGCGAGTACGACACCGTCGTGATCCTGGTGCACGGCGACTTGTGGTTCGACTCGGTGCGGATGAACGCCGGCAGTTTCTTCGACACGTCGTCCGAGGCAGGCTTCACGCTCGGTCAGGAACTCCTCCGAACGCCGACGGTGGTGCAGACGGCCGACGGCTTCCCGCTCGGTGAAGTCACGGTGTGGCGGTGGGTCGACGTGGGGTCGGCGGAGCAGGGGGTCCTGAACGTCGAGGTGACGAACACGAGCCGCGGCGGCGATGTCACGAACCTCAACGACGCCTACGACCTGTCGAGCGGTATCTTCACCTGTATCGTCCCCGAGGACGGCGTCGGGATCGACTACGGCCCGTCGGACAGCGTCTCCATCGGCGGCAGCGGGCTCGACGCGTCGACCGTTCTGGCCGTGCAGACGGCAGACGCCGGCGACCTCTCTCCGTACCACCCCGAGAACACCGGCCTCCCGTTTCACGCGGCGGCCGCCCACTACGGCGTGTATAGGATGCTGTCGACGACCGGTGAGACGAAGACGGGCGAGGAGGCGGTGAGTCAGGTCGTCAGCACCGTCCCCGGGCTGTCGACGTTCGCGGGGGCGGCCGACACGCTGGAGTGGGTGTTCGGCGACCCGTTCGAGCGGACGGGGTCGCTCGGCGAGTCCCCGGACAGGATCGACCCGAACCAGCGCGACAGCGTCGAGGGAGCGTGGAACTCGGGGAACGTCCGGTGGGAGGAGGCGTCCGTCTACTTCTCGGTGCCGTACGAGCTGACGGGGGGAGAGGGAGTAGAGTTCACCGTCGTCGCGGACTGGCGGTTCGGCAACGCGCTCGGGTTCGGCGAGGGGTCGGCGTCGTTCGCCGAGTCGTACGACATCGCGCCGCTGTAGAACGCCGACCCTATCCTCCGAGACGTTCAGTGGGCCTGTCACCGATCGACGTGTGTTCCGCGGGTCCAGTATGTCGAACGCCTGGACCGACCCTACCGGCGCTCGTATCGTGAGCCGACGTGATTCACGATTCGGTTCACTTCTCAGTGCTCTTCAGTCCGCTACAATGCGTCGACAGTAGCGCTTCGGAGACGGCGATCGAAGGTATCTAGTTGCGTCGTGGCGTGCCGATAGAGAGGGATGCCGAACGCCGGGAGACATCGAACACGGAGGCAGCGTCTCCGTGCCTTGAGAAAACGGCGTTACCGGCGTCTACTCAGTAACAATGTTTACTACGTTTCGGATGCAACTATGCGTATGGCGACTGCAGTGAAGGTCGACGAAGACGCGAAGGCGCGACTCGAAGAACTCCAGGCGGAAATTCGCCTTCGGACGGGCGAGACGGTCACCCAACAGGACCTCCTGACGCGGCTGATCGACGACGCGTACGAGTCACGAGCGGACGTCATCGACTCCTTCCGGGATTCGACCGTGCCGCTCTCTGACGGGGAGAAAGACGCGATGCGACGTGGCCGCATCAGTTCAGGCGTCGAAACCGACGAAGCGGATATCGACGACGTCCTCTACGGATGACGGTGCTCGTCGATACGGGCGTGTTGTATGCCGATCACGATACGGACGCATCCAGACACCATGCGGCCAGCGAGGCACTCGACGCCGTCTACGACGGTGAGTTTGGCCACCCGTATGTGAGCGATTACGTGTTCGACGAGGCCATCACGTTGACCCGGACGCGGGCGGGTTCCCACGATGCAGCCAAACAGTTGAGCGACCGACTCCGCGGTCACGACCCGTATCCGCATGTCTATGAGCTACTCCACGTCTCGACTGCGGTCTTCAACGACGCGATTTCGGTGTTCGAACGATACGACGACCAAGCACTGAGTTTCACGGATGCGACGAGTGTTGCCCTGATCGACCGACACGATCTCGACGGGATCTTGAGTTTCGACGACGACTTCGATGGTGTCGTTCGACGGATCGCTCCAGAGAACGTGTGATGGGGTTTGGCGACATCGAGTTGTGAGCGTCTTCCCCGACCACGGTGGACCGTCGATCGAGACAGTTGTCGGCGGGTAGCCGTCGTGGCTGCTGTTCAACCTGGTCGCGAGCTCGCGTTCATGGGCGTCGCGGGCACGATCCTGCTCAGTAGGGGGGATCGAGCGCGCCCTAGTCGGCGATGACGCTGTCGTCGGGCG containing:
- a CDS encoding COG1361 family protein is translated as MARNDTTEGAPVEVNRRAVLGAVGVGLAASPVVSREGLGSRRARRQSDDAVVFADDFEDGDFAWTDRGHPEFWEESDGRVHYTPTSSAGSTGDNYAYANETFDGESGLLEWPLAVEVEAYARDTSAGVGAMLVEGGAQDGLGNVVLGVQDSAHAGGGDSFRVWNSEGTVDVGTTRDNETWYTYRLVPDLEADRIDVYRNDEHFTVTEPRDDPIGNVSVVLSGGTCWGCGGPGRRQYESIRVWDVSGSGSGSGSDCAVDARVTAFEVQGGEYRAGDTVSAQVTVENTGDCDYEFFVGFGVIDENGTAYNNDGSTGHPLRVAQGETATTTVEWQVEEGAPTGSYDAGTAVWRETDPNQLETRLDRATRSEAFTVVSGSTGDADAVTGTVVNARDEPVSGATVRVFGYADQQLLGTASTDENGEYAFDWSADERDAYTGEYDTVVILVHGDLWFDSVRMNAGSFFDTSSEAGFTLGQELLRTPTVVQTADGFPLGEVTVWRWVDVGSAEQGVLNVEVTNTSRGGDVTNLNDAYDLSSGIFTCIVPEDGVGIDYGPSDSVSIGGSGLDASTVLAVQTADAGDLSPYHPENTGLPFHAAAAHYGVYRMLSTTGETKTGEEAVSQVVSTVPGLSTFAGAADTLEWVFGDPFERTGSLGESPDRIDPNQRDSVEGAWNSGNVRWEEASVYFSVPYELTGGEGVEFTVVADWRFGNALGFGEGSASFAESYDIAPL
- a CDS encoding type II toxin-antitoxin system VapC family toxin, which encodes MTVLVDTGVLYADHDTDASRHHAASEALDAVYDGEFGHPYVSDYVFDEAITLTRTRAGSHDAAKQLSDRLRGHDPYPHVYELLHVSTAVFNDAISVFERYDDQALSFTDATSVALIDRHDLDGILSFDDDFDGVVRRIAPENV